The Canis lupus dingo isolate Sandy chromosome 4, ASM325472v2, whole genome shotgun sequence genome contains a region encoding:
- the SNX18 gene encoding sorting nexin-18 isoform X3, with protein MALRARALYDFRSENPGEISLREHEVLSLCSEQDIEGWLEGVNSRGDRGLFPASYVQVIRAPEPGPGPGPGPGPAGDGGPGAPARYANVPPGGFEPLPLPLPLPLPAAPPASAFQPPAAGFPYGGGALQPPPQQPYGGGYQASQGSDDDWDDEWDDSSTVADEPGALGGGAYPDLDGSSGPGAAGRYRLSTRSDLSLGARGGAAPQHPPSGAKSSATVSRNLNRFSTFVKSGGEAFVLGEASGFVKDGDKLCVVLGPYGPEWQENPYPFQCTIDDPTKQTKFKGMKSYISYKLVPTHTQVPVHRRYKHFDWLYARLAEKFPVISVPHLPEKQATGRFEEDFISKRRKGLIWWMNHMASHPVLAQCDVFQHFLTCPSSTDEKAWKQGKRKAEKDEMVGANFFLTLSTPPAAALDLQEVESKIDGFKCFTKKMDDSALQLNHTANEFARKQVTGFKKEYQKVGQSFRGLSQAFELDQQAFSAGLNQAIAFTGDAYDAIGELFAEQPRQDLDPVMDLLALYQGHLANFPDIIHVQKGLGVLRTEALQLSPL; from the coding sequence ATGGCGCTGCGCGCGCGGGCGCTGTACGACTTCAGGTCGGAGAACCCGGGCGAGATCTCGCTGCGGGAGCACGAGGTGCTGAGCCTGTGCAGCGAGCAGGACATCGAGGGCTGGCTCGAGGGGGTCAACAGCCGCGGCGACCGCGGCCTCTTCCCGGCCTCGTACGTGCAGGTGATCCGCGCCCCCgagcccggccccggccccggccccggccccggccccgcgggcgacggcggccccggggccccggctcGCTACGCCAACGTCCCGCCCGGCGGCTTcgagcccctgcccctgcccctgcccctgcccctgcccgccgcgccgcccgcctcCGCCTTCCAGCCGCCGGCCGCGGGCTTCCCGTACGGCGGGGGCGCCCTGCAGCCGCCTCCCCAGCAGCCCTACGGCGGCGGCTACCAGGCCAGCCAGGGCAGCGACGACGACTGGGACGACGAGTGGGACGACAGCTCCACCGTGGCGGACGAGCCGGGCGCGCTGGGCGGCGGCGCCTACCCGGACCTCGACGGCTCGTCGGGCCCCGGCGCGGCCGGCCGCTACCGCCTGTCCACGCGCTCCGACCTGTCGCTGGGCGCCCGCGGCGGCGCCGCCCCGCAGCACCCGCCGTCGGGCGCCAAGAGCTCGGCCACCGTGAGCCGCAACCTCAACCGCTTCTCCACCTTCGTCAAGTCGGGCGGCGAGGCCTTCGTGCTGGGCGAAGCGTCGGGCTTCGTGAAGGACGGGGACAAGCTGTGCGTGGTGCTGGGGCCCTACGGGCCCGAGTGGCAGGAGAACCCGTACCCCTTCCAGTGCACCATCGACGACCCGACCAAGCAGACCAAGTTCAAGGGCATGAAGAGCTACATCTCCTACAAGCTGGTGCCCACGCACACGCAGGTGCCGGTGCACCGGCGCTACAAGCACTTCGACTGGCTGTACGCGCGCCTGGCCGAGAAGTTCCCCGTCATCTCGGTGCCCCACCTGCCCGAGAAGCAGGCCACCGGCCGCTTCGAGGAGGACTTCATCTCCAAGCGCAGGAAGGGGCTCATCTGGTGGATGAACCACATGGCCAGCCACCCGGTGCTGGCGCAGTGCGACGTCTTCCAGCACTTCCTGACCTGCCCCAGCAGCACGGACGAGAAGGCCTGGAAGCAGGGCAAGAGGAAGGCCGAGAAAGACGAGATGGTGGGCGCCAACTTCTTCCTGACCCTGAGCACGCCCCCCGCCGCGGCCCTGGACCTGCAGGAAGTGGAGAGCAAGATCGACGGCTTCAAGTGCTTCACCAAGAAGATGGACGACAGCGCGCTGCAGCTCAACCACACGGCCAACGAGTTCGCGCGCAAGCAGGTGACGGGCTTCAAGAAGGAGTACCAGAAGGTGGGCCAGTCCTTCCGCGGCCTCAGCCAGGCCTTCGAGCTGGACCAGCAGGCCTTCTCGGCCGGCCTCAACCAGGCCATCGCCTTCACCGGAGATGCCTACGACGCCATCGGCGAGCTCTTTGCCGAGCAGCCCAGGCAGGACCTGGACCCCGTCATGGACCTGTTAGCGCtctaccaggggcacctggccaaCTTCCCTGACATCATTCACGTTCAGAAAG
- the SNX18 gene encoding sorting nexin-18 isoform X2: MALRARALYDFRSENPGEISLREHEVLSLCSEQDIEGWLEGVNSRGDRGLFPASYVQVIRAPEPGPGPGPGPGPAGDGGPGAPARYANVPPGGFEPLPLPLPLPLPAAPPASAFQPPAAGFPYGGGALQPPPQQPYGGGYQASQGSDDDWDDEWDDSSTVADEPGALGGGAYPDLDGSSGPGAAGRYRLSTRSDLSLGARGGAAPQHPPSGAKSSATVSRNLNRFSTFVKSGGEAFVLGEASGFVKDGDKLCVVLGPYGPEWQENPYPFQCTIDDPTKQTKFKGMKSYISYKLVPTHTQVPVHRRYKHFDWLYARLAEKFPVISVPHLPEKQATGRFEEDFISKRRKGLIWWMNHMASHPVLAQCDVFQHFLTCPSSTDEKAWKQGKRKAEKDEMVGANFFLTLSTPPAAALDLQEVESKIDGFKCFTKKMDDSALQLNHTANEFARKQVTGFKKEYQKVGQSFRGLSQAFELDQQAFSAGLNQAIAFTGDAYDAIGELFAEQPRQDLDPVMDLLALYQGHLANFPDIIHVQKAALNMDLMSEATAAILWQWERKA, from the coding sequence ATGGCGCTGCGCGCGCGGGCGCTGTACGACTTCAGGTCGGAGAACCCGGGCGAGATCTCGCTGCGGGAGCACGAGGTGCTGAGCCTGTGCAGCGAGCAGGACATCGAGGGCTGGCTCGAGGGGGTCAACAGCCGCGGCGACCGCGGCCTCTTCCCGGCCTCGTACGTGCAGGTGATCCGCGCCCCCgagcccggccccggccccggccccggccccggccccgcgggcgacggcggccccggggccccggctcGCTACGCCAACGTCCCGCCCGGCGGCTTcgagcccctgcccctgcccctgcccctgcccctgcccgccgcgccgcccgcctcCGCCTTCCAGCCGCCGGCCGCGGGCTTCCCGTACGGCGGGGGCGCCCTGCAGCCGCCTCCCCAGCAGCCCTACGGCGGCGGCTACCAGGCCAGCCAGGGCAGCGACGACGACTGGGACGACGAGTGGGACGACAGCTCCACCGTGGCGGACGAGCCGGGCGCGCTGGGCGGCGGCGCCTACCCGGACCTCGACGGCTCGTCGGGCCCCGGCGCGGCCGGCCGCTACCGCCTGTCCACGCGCTCCGACCTGTCGCTGGGCGCCCGCGGCGGCGCCGCCCCGCAGCACCCGCCGTCGGGCGCCAAGAGCTCGGCCACCGTGAGCCGCAACCTCAACCGCTTCTCCACCTTCGTCAAGTCGGGCGGCGAGGCCTTCGTGCTGGGCGAAGCGTCGGGCTTCGTGAAGGACGGGGACAAGCTGTGCGTGGTGCTGGGGCCCTACGGGCCCGAGTGGCAGGAGAACCCGTACCCCTTCCAGTGCACCATCGACGACCCGACCAAGCAGACCAAGTTCAAGGGCATGAAGAGCTACATCTCCTACAAGCTGGTGCCCACGCACACGCAGGTGCCGGTGCACCGGCGCTACAAGCACTTCGACTGGCTGTACGCGCGCCTGGCCGAGAAGTTCCCCGTCATCTCGGTGCCCCACCTGCCCGAGAAGCAGGCCACCGGCCGCTTCGAGGAGGACTTCATCTCCAAGCGCAGGAAGGGGCTCATCTGGTGGATGAACCACATGGCCAGCCACCCGGTGCTGGCGCAGTGCGACGTCTTCCAGCACTTCCTGACCTGCCCCAGCAGCACGGACGAGAAGGCCTGGAAGCAGGGCAAGAGGAAGGCCGAGAAAGACGAGATGGTGGGCGCCAACTTCTTCCTGACCCTGAGCACGCCCCCCGCCGCGGCCCTGGACCTGCAGGAAGTGGAGAGCAAGATCGACGGCTTCAAGTGCTTCACCAAGAAGATGGACGACAGCGCGCTGCAGCTCAACCACACGGCCAACGAGTTCGCGCGCAAGCAGGTGACGGGCTTCAAGAAGGAGTACCAGAAGGTGGGCCAGTCCTTCCGCGGCCTCAGCCAGGCCTTCGAGCTGGACCAGCAGGCCTTCTCGGCCGGCCTCAACCAGGCCATCGCCTTCACCGGAGATGCCTACGACGCCATCGGCGAGCTCTTTGCCGAGCAGCCCAGGCAGGACCTGGACCCCGTCATGGACCTGTTAGCGCtctaccaggggcacctggccaaCTTCCCTGACATCATTCACGTTCAGAAAG